The following are encoded in a window of Ensifer adhaerens genomic DNA:
- a CDS encoding ABC transporter permease, translated as MKAQILSALKKPRRGPVLTLSKILLASYVLVALAAPLIAPQNPYDPLQIFGWEASSPPGTLGSGGYLYLFGTDGLGRDIVSTILYGLRISLVVSIVSSALAALIGLTAGVSAAYFGKWVDVVIMRLVDLQLSLPTILIALIAIVTLGPGVDRIILALVIVQWATYARIARGVALSEVKKPYMDAARLMRLPTSRVIFRHLLPNSIAPAITLIPIEVGHAVALEATLSFLGLGVPIDKPSLGSAVANGFQYLMTGQYWISLFPGLALFGLIASINLVGEDVRRSLDPRNQTR; from the coding sequence ATGAAAGCCCAAATCCTGAGCGCATTAAAAAAGCCCCGACGCGGACCGGTGCTCACCCTGTCCAAAATCCTGCTCGCCAGCTACGTGCTGGTTGCCCTTGCCGCGCCGCTGATCGCACCGCAGAACCCTTATGATCCCTTGCAGATCTTCGGCTGGGAGGCGTCGTCGCCGCCCGGCACACTCGGAAGCGGCGGTTATCTCTACCTGTTTGGAACCGACGGCCTCGGCCGCGATATCGTCAGTACCATTCTTTATGGCCTGCGCATCAGCCTGGTGGTGTCGATCGTCAGTTCAGCACTTGCCGCCCTGATCGGGCTCACCGCCGGGGTCAGTGCCGCCTACTTCGGCAAATGGGTCGATGTCGTCATCATGCGCCTCGTCGACCTGCAGCTCAGCCTGCCGACCATCCTGATTGCGCTGATTGCCATCGTCACGCTCGGTCCGGGCGTCGACCGGATCATCCTGGCGCTGGTCATCGTGCAATGGGCGACCTATGCGCGGATCGCCCGTGGCGTCGCCTTAAGCGAGGTCAAGAAACCCTACATGGATGCGGCCCGGCTAATGCGGCTTCCGACATCAAGGGTCATCTTCCGTCACCTGCTGCCCAACAGCATCGCACCGGCCATCACCCTGATCCCGATCGAGGTCGGCCATGCGGTGGCGCTGGAGGCGACGCTGTCCTTCCTTGGCTTGGGCGTTCCGATCGACAAACCCTCGCTCGGCTCCGCCGTTGCCAACGGCTTCCAGTACCTGATGACCGGCCAATACTGGATCAGCCTGTTTCCGGGGCTCGCCCTCTTCGGCCTGATCGCTTCCATCAATCTCGTCGGCGAGGACGTTCGCCGCAGTCTCGATCCAAGGAACCAGACGCGATGA
- a CDS encoding ABC transporter permease: MDMISIVFGRLSQAFLLLIAMSLIGFIGIHSVGNPVFNVVNIETATPEDIQAATIALGLDQPIWRQYLVFISNVVSGNFGTSYIYHQPAFTLVMSKLPATLELAFIAMLIAAPLGTGLGLLAGRRVGSLFDRTLLNGSVSALSIPSFWLAMMLILVGAILTGWFPSGGRGATERVLGEDWSWMTANGLWHLVLPALALAIPNIALIARLSRSGTIEVESQDFTRFCRAKGLSSRRILMRHTLPNISVPIVTIIGLQFGGMLAFAVVVESIFSWPGVGKLLIDSIQLLDRPVVMATLTFIAVAFVGLNALVDLFYAVLDPRVRLSS, from the coding sequence ATGGATATGATCTCGATTGTTTTTGGAAGGCTGTCACAGGCCTTCCTGCTTCTCATCGCCATGTCGCTGATCGGCTTTATCGGCATCCACAGCGTCGGCAATCCGGTCTTCAACGTCGTCAACATCGAAACCGCCACGCCTGAGGACATTCAGGCGGCCACCATTGCGCTTGGCCTCGATCAGCCAATCTGGCGCCAGTACCTCGTCTTCATCAGCAATGTCGTGAGCGGCAACTTCGGCACCTCCTACATCTATCATCAGCCGGCCTTCACGCTGGTGATGAGCAAACTGCCGGCAACGCTGGAACTTGCCTTTATCGCCATGCTGATCGCGGCACCGCTTGGAACCGGGCTCGGACTTCTTGCCGGCCGGCGCGTGGGCTCGCTGTTTGACCGGACCCTGCTGAACGGCAGCGTCTCGGCGCTCAGCATCCCGTCTTTCTGGCTGGCGATGATGCTGATCCTCGTCGGCGCCATCCTCACCGGCTGGTTTCCCTCCGGTGGACGCGGTGCGACCGAGCGTGTCCTCGGTGAGGACTGGAGTTGGATGACCGCCAACGGGCTCTGGCACCTGGTGCTGCCGGCGCTGGCACTCGCCATTCCGAACATCGCGTTGATCGCGCGTCTGTCGCGCTCCGGCACGATCGAGGTCGAAAGCCAGGACTTTACGCGGTTTTGCCGTGCCAAAGGGCTGTCGTCACGACGGATCCTCATGCGCCACACGCTACCGAACATCAGCGTTCCGATCGTGACGATCATCGGCCTGCAGTTCGGCGGCATGCTCGCCTTTGCCGTGGTGGTGGAATCGATCTTCTCGTGGCCGGGCGTCGGCAAGCTTCTGATCGACTCCATCCAGTTGCTCGATCGGCCGGTGGTGATGGCGACCCTCACCTTCATCGCCGTCGCCTTCGTCGGGCTCAACGCCCTCGTCGATCTCTTCTACGCCGTGCTCGATCCGCGCGTGCGCCTGTCTTCATAA
- a CDS encoding ABC transporter substrate-binding protein encodes MKLGRPFRPCLLSAFLVSVSLGASLISTPAVAQEPGDLRIATSYKLMTLDPHYANLNENTSLLSHIYERLVYQDEGLELKPGLAISWRALSPTQWEFKLRDGVRFHGGAVFDAEDVVYSIERIRDFLKPPSGGFRSSVSGIKAVSATDPLTVVIETSGAAPTLPLTFSSIFMMNKPAEGFETTEALNSGAAPVGTGPYKFESWSSGESLRLVRNDGYWGGKPAWLTVGFRVIENPAARVAALSTGEVDVADAIPARDVDGLKQRGAWIASVGAARINFVQFDVDRDTLPGVTDKSGEPIANPFKDPQVRRALALATDRGILADKILAGYGTAASQVFPTGLPGTSAKLLPEAPDYEAAKALLARAGYPDGFNLVLAGPAGRYPGDAESLQAIAQSWARIGVNAQPSTAPFSVFNTKRAAGDYAVWYGGTSGEAVDIILRALLASPNKERGTGALNFGKYQNVAFDEMLAKAESIAVGPERDAALASATELVMADQPIIPLYHFHHIVGYGPRIGSYVMHPRGWTTAMQTIAATE; translated from the coding sequence ATGAAACTGGGAAGACCTTTTCGCCCATGCCTGCTGTCGGCGTTTCTCGTGTCCGTCTCGCTCGGTGCGTCGTTGATCTCGACGCCAGCCGTGGCCCAAGAGCCGGGTGATCTGCGCATCGCCACGTCCTACAAGCTGATGACGCTCGATCCGCATTACGCCAATCTCAACGAGAATACCTCGCTGCTCTCTCATATCTATGAGCGGCTCGTCTATCAGGACGAGGGTCTCGAGCTGAAGCCCGGGCTTGCCATCTCCTGGCGCGCGCTTTCCCCTACCCAGTGGGAGTTCAAGCTGCGCGACGGGGTGCGATTCCATGGTGGCGCGGTCTTCGATGCCGAGGATGTCGTCTATTCGATCGAGCGGATCCGGGATTTCCTGAAGCCCCCGAGCGGCGGGTTTCGCTCCTCTGTCAGCGGCATCAAGGCGGTTTCTGCGACCGATCCGCTGACGGTGGTCATCGAGACCAGCGGTGCCGCCCCTACCCTGCCGCTCACCTTCTCCTCGATCTTCATGATGAACAAGCCGGCGGAGGGCTTTGAGACCACCGAAGCGCTCAATTCCGGTGCTGCACCTGTTGGGACCGGACCCTACAAGTTCGAAAGCTGGAGCTCCGGCGAGAGCCTCAGGCTGGTGCGCAACGATGGCTACTGGGGCGGCAAGCCCGCCTGGCTGACGGTCGGCTTCCGCGTGATCGAGAACCCGGCCGCCCGCGTGGCAGCCCTTAGCACCGGCGAGGTCGACGTCGCTGACGCCATTCCCGCCCGTGATGTCGATGGTCTGAAGCAGCGCGGCGCCTGGATTGCCAGCGTCGGTGCCGCCCGCATCAACTTCGTGCAGTTCGATGTTGACCGCGACACCCTTCCCGGTGTGACGGACAAATCGGGAGAACCGATCGCCAACCCGTTCAAGGACCCGCAGGTGCGGCGTGCACTGGCGCTTGCAACCGACCGCGGCATTCTCGCAGACAAGATCCTTGCCGGCTATGGGACCGCCGCCTCGCAGGTGTTTCCGACCGGCCTGCCGGGCACGTCGGCCAAGCTTCTGCCTGAGGCGCCTGACTACGAAGCGGCAAAGGCGCTGCTCGCCAGGGCCGGATATCCTGACGGGTTCAATCTGGTTCTTGCCGGTCCGGCCGGGCGTTATCCGGGCGACGCCGAGAGCCTGCAGGCAATCGCCCAGAGCTGGGCCCGGATAGGTGTGAACGCCCAGCCCTCGACAGCGCCGTTCTCGGTGTTCAACACCAAGCGCGCTGCCGGCGACTATGCCGTCTGGTATGGCGGCACCTCCGGCGAGGCTGTCGACATCATCCTTCGCGCCCTGCTCGCTTCGCCGAACAAGGAGCGCGGAACCGGTGCGTTGAACTTCGGCAAGTATCAGAACGTCGCCTTCGACGAGATGCTGGCCAAGGCGGAGAGCATTGCCGTCGGACCGGAGCGCGATGCGGCATTGGCTTCGGCAACTGAGCTGGTGATGGCCGACCAGCCGATCATCCCGCTTTACCACTTCCACCACATCGTCGGTTACGGCCCGCGCATCGGCTCCTACGTCATGCATCCGCGCGGCTGGACGACGGCGATGCAGACGATTGCCGCGACGGAGTAG
- a CDS encoding helix-turn-helix domain-containing protein, with protein MSVITGAQIRAARALVRWTAEELANAASVGLSTIRRAEAEDGPPTITPANLKLIRIALESAGVEFIPDHGDGAGIRLKK; from the coding sequence ATGAGTGTAATAACGGGAGCTCAGATTCGCGCTGCAAGAGCGCTTGTACGTTGGACGGCTGAGGAGCTGGCAAATGCAGCAAGCGTCGGGCTCTCCACGATCCGACGAGCTGAGGCGGAAGATGGGCCACCAACAATTACGCCAGCGAACCTGAAGTTGATCCGGATTGCTCTGGAATCCGCCGGCGTAGAGTTTATCCCCGACCACGGCGATGGAGCAGGGATTCGATTAAAGAAGTAG
- a CDS encoding GNAT family N-acetyltransferase has product MSMSRRTGDFKEANVPIENGLVVRRLCVKDVDVFRRLRLEALSHEPFSYASVFGDWANLSDRQWRQHLNQPVFVAFLDGQPVGMMGLRFENARKMAHRAKLVSVYVRKCKRGSGVAANLLREVADHAQAHGILQLELAVNAENSEAIRFYERQGFMAVGRVPDGFIGHGSKHDELIMVLRLAPPFGPGEIFIRTVPESQKQTFPSSVR; this is encoded by the coding sequence ATGAGCATGTCACGACGAACCGGTGATTTTAAGGAGGCCAATGTGCCGATTGAAAACGGATTGGTCGTCAGACGCCTGTGCGTCAAGGACGTGGATGTGTTTCGGCGCCTGCGCCTGGAGGCGCTTTCGCATGAGCCTTTCTCCTACGCCAGTGTTTTTGGAGACTGGGCCAATCTCTCCGATCGTCAATGGCGTCAACATCTAAACCAGCCCGTGTTTGTCGCGTTTCTGGATGGACAACCTGTGGGCATGATGGGGCTGAGGTTTGAGAATGCGCGGAAAATGGCCCACCGCGCGAAGCTTGTCAGCGTCTATGTTCGAAAGTGCAAGCGCGGTAGCGGGGTTGCGGCAAATCTCTTGCGAGAGGTGGCAGATCACGCGCAGGCTCACGGAATTCTTCAGCTCGAGCTTGCGGTGAACGCGGAGAATTCGGAGGCAATCCGCTTCTATGAGCGCCAGGGTTTCATGGCGGTTGGCCGCGTTCCCGACGGCTTTATCGGCCATGGTAGCAAGCACGATGAGTTGATTATGGTTCTGCGGTTGGCGCCGCCGTTTGGTCCCGGCGAGATTTTTATCCGAACCGTACCGGAATCGCAGAAACAGACCTTCCCTTCGTCCGTTCGGTAG
- a CDS encoding class I SAM-dependent methyltransferase: protein MVDRTTIDHWRSAPRLTAFARFFERTARGESGAPDLAQPKIDLSLLDFDLEAAVFSDTHRRLWGHFDSHYFASIPYRLEEEARVGAAILAFALRAWSRSASPATIYTLGTGTGCLARALATLGNGRIEALCCSPTAANRVSFVAKRGSDHAHFFHGPFFDLTNDRYLSDPELFPFQAGFDVLLEDTTFQMYDRDRIKQLDFVVPRIRPGGILVQVQKLAHEDPDTYEERERQKDELFKTRYFSAGDISKKKDEVLNTMTGLQVDLATTAAALGTFFRYSVVTWNSGNFYTIVSSNSRTATLELVSLMLKPAIPPGYCYERLPVILVDTEAEPLAPELSWRCANTMAPLAPRRQAF from the coding sequence ATGGTGGATCGGACAACGATTGATCACTGGCGCAGTGCGCCCAGGCTAACGGCGTTTGCAAGGTTCTTTGAAAGAACCGCACGCGGTGAGTCCGGAGCTCCGGACCTTGCTCAACCAAAAATTGATCTGAGCCTCCTCGACTTTGACCTGGAGGCTGCGGTCTTTTCGGATACGCACCGGCGTCTTTGGGGGCACTTCGATAGCCACTACTTCGCCAGCATTCCCTATCGGCTTGAGGAGGAAGCTCGCGTGGGAGCGGCGATCCTCGCCTTTGCCTTGCGGGCCTGGAGCCGAAGCGCTTCGCCGGCGACAATATACACGCTTGGGACAGGAACCGGATGCCTTGCGCGCGCACTTGCAACGCTCGGCAATGGGCGGATCGAAGCTCTCTGCTGCAGTCCTACTGCCGCCAATCGGGTGTCATTCGTTGCAAAGCGGGGAAGCGACCATGCGCACTTCTTCCATGGTCCATTCTTTGATCTTACCAACGACAGATACCTCTCAGATCCAGAGCTTTTTCCTTTTCAGGCCGGATTCGACGTGCTCTTGGAGGACACGACTTTCCAGATGTACGACCGTGACCGGATAAAGCAGTTGGACTTCGTCGTTCCCCGCATTCGCCCGGGCGGCATCCTCGTGCAGGTCCAGAAGCTCGCGCATGAGGACCCTGACACCTACGAGGAACGAGAACGCCAAAAGGACGAGCTCTTCAAAACTCGCTACTTCTCGGCCGGCGACATCTCCAAGAAGAAGGATGAAGTTCTCAACACGATGACGGGTCTTCAGGTTGATCTGGCGACGACGGCAGCTGCTCTCGGGACCTTTTTTCGCTATTCGGTGGTAACTTGGAACAGCGGGAATTTCTACACAATCGTGTCGTCCAATTCGCGCACCGCCACGTTAGAGCTGGTTTCCTTGATGCTGAAGCCGGCGATCCCGCCGGGCTACTGTTACGAGCGTTTGCCGGTCATACTCGTCGATACGGAAGCTGAACCGTTGGCGCCTGAGCTCAGCTGGCGCTGCGCGAACACCATGGCGCCACTCGCGCCGAGGCGGCAGGCCTTCTGA